One part of the Sorangiineae bacterium MSr11954 genome encodes these proteins:
- a CDS encoding NUDIX hydrolase: MRLPAIRIAVAPDAACAAPGSFLSIRSFQLVAHYPNGSSSEPFAYDIVGRRALDAVIILAHHTSPDGEVRVFLRSCVRPPIVLREKPSESPELWEVPAGLVEPDEAPRTAAVRELAEELGITASETALEELGPWTYPAPGFIGERQIFFHVPVDPNERQKPTEDGSALEREAAIALVPLRDALDLARQGKLRDAKTELALRRLADLLIRP, from the coding sequence ATGAGACTTCCCGCGATTCGCATCGCGGTCGCGCCCGACGCGGCCTGCGCGGCGCCTGGCTCCTTTCTCTCGATCCGGAGTTTTCAACTCGTCGCCCACTACCCCAATGGCTCCAGCAGCGAGCCTTTTGCATATGACATTGTGGGTCGTCGTGCGCTGGACGCGGTTATTATCCTAGCACACCACACATCCCCTGACGGCGAGGTGCGGGTGTTTCTGCGGTCATGTGTGCGGCCGCCCATCGTCTTGCGGGAAAAGCCCAGCGAGTCCCCCGAGCTTTGGGAGGTACCTGCTGGGCTGGTCGAGCCCGATGAAGCGCCCCGAACGGCGGCGGTGCGGGAGCTCGCCGAAGAATTGGGCATCACCGCCTCCGAAACGGCACTCGAAGAATTGGGGCCCTGGACGTATCCTGCCCCTGGATTCATTGGAGAGCGCCAAATCTTCTTTCATGTGCCCGTCGACCCGAACGAAAGGCAGAAACCGACCGAAGATGGCTCCGCGCTCGAGCGCGAGGCCGCCATCGCGCTCGTGCCCCTTCGCGATGCGCTGGATCTGGCGCGCCAAGGCAAGCTCCGCGACGCGAAAACCGAACTTGCGCTGCGCAGGCTCGCCGACCTCCTGATTCGGCCTTAG
- the lpxB gene encoding lipid-A-disaccharide synthase: MSGRGARGGLLVVAGEASGDRAAARVMTELGPMVDWRAQGAFGLGGAALQSAGVELVADLRDITALGITEVAMRALPIALAHTRIVAAAKKYRPRAAFLVNYSEFNTLLAGRLHAAGVRVLWYIAPQIWAWRAGRAQTLRRLIDRMAVILPFEERLWQRAGVDAHYVGHPAREAQAMDRKVARDALGLTPYASAVAILPGSRPHEVRAHLQIMLQAYERVRSDRASLDGRILLASSLDPRTKAYVRDLSLISRVPIFSVDPYVGATPILGAFDAALSASGTASLEAALARAVPVIVYRTGLVTELVARTCLTTPRISLPNILLGRAAFTELVQREADVSHVAKALAATLSARRELLKACDEIESILGLPRSPSKEVAGMLAPWLS; the protein is encoded by the coding sequence ATGAGCGGTCGCGGAGCCCGGGGCGGTCTGCTCGTCGTAGCGGGGGAAGCTTCGGGGGACCGCGCCGCGGCACGGGTGATGACGGAGCTCGGCCCGATGGTCGACTGGCGCGCGCAAGGCGCCTTTGGCCTGGGCGGGGCCGCGCTCCAGTCTGCCGGGGTCGAGCTGGTGGCCGACCTGCGCGACATCACGGCGCTGGGCATCACCGAGGTCGCGATGCGCGCGCTGCCCATCGCCCTGGCGCACACGCGCATCGTGGCTGCGGCCAAGAAATACCGTCCGCGGGCGGCGTTTCTGGTCAACTACAGCGAGTTCAACACGCTCTTGGCGGGGCGGCTGCACGCGGCCGGGGTGCGCGTGCTCTGGTACATCGCCCCGCAAATTTGGGCATGGCGCGCGGGCCGGGCGCAAACCCTCCGGCGCCTCATCGACCGCATGGCGGTCATTCTGCCCTTCGAGGAGCGACTCTGGCAGCGCGCGGGGGTCGACGCGCACTACGTCGGCCACCCGGCGCGCGAGGCGCAGGCGATGGACCGCAAGGTCGCGCGCGACGCGCTGGGGCTCACGCCGTATGCGTCGGCCGTCGCCATTCTGCCCGGCAGCCGCCCCCACGAGGTGCGCGCGCACTTGCAGATCATGCTGCAGGCGTACGAGCGCGTGCGCAGCGATCGGGCGAGCCTCGATGGGCGCATTTTGCTCGCGTCCAGCCTGGATCCGCGCACCAAAGCGTATGTTCGCGATCTGTCCCTGATCTCGCGCGTGCCCATTTTTTCCGTCGATCCCTACGTGGGCGCCACCCCCATCCTCGGCGCCTTCGACGCGGCCCTGTCGGCCTCGGGGACCGCCTCGCTCGAGGCCGCGCTCGCGCGGGCCGTGCCGGTCATCGTCTATCGAACGGGGCTCGTCACCGAGCTCGTGGCCCGCACCTGCCTCACCACGCCACGCATTTCGCTGCCGAACATCTTGCTGGGGCGCGCCGCCTTCACCGAGCTCGTGCAGCGCGAGGCCGATGTCTCGCACGTGGCCAAGGCGCTCGCGGCCACGTTGAGCGCCCGGCGTGAGCTGCTCAAGGCCTGCGACGAGATCGAGTCCATTTTGGGCCTGCCGCGCTC
- a CDS encoding ketoacyl-ACP synthase III, whose amino-acid sequence MAKIGFEIIGTGHYVPGAPVTNHDLARVMSTSDEWIYQRSGIRQRHFAPDGTGPSDLAFEASKRAIEAAGIAAKDIDYILFATMTPDYVFPGSGALLGAKLGIPGVAALDIRQQCAAMLFGLQMIDGLIQTGAAKTILFVGAEAHAGFMPWEDWSVLDPNSAREASPEDRARADKHRNLAVLFGDGAGALIFRATDRDAGLRGLKLHSDGRSAELLYVPGGGFRARPYWRADSYENQEHVPRMDGRELFRFAVTKLPQTARALCEQQGVKLDEIDWFLAHQANKRINDYIRDQLGVPSEKLPSNIDRFGNTSAGTLPILIDEQMRAGNLKRGQLSMVLALGAGIHWGCAFFRF is encoded by the coding sequence ATGGCGAAAATTGGATTCGAGATCATCGGGACGGGGCACTACGTACCGGGCGCACCGGTAACCAATCACGATCTCGCTCGGGTGATGTCCACATCGGACGAGTGGATCTACCAGCGCTCCGGCATCCGTCAGCGCCACTTCGCGCCCGACGGTACGGGGCCGTCCGATCTGGCGTTCGAAGCGTCGAAGCGCGCGATCGAAGCGGCGGGCATCGCGGCGAAGGACATCGACTACATCCTGTTCGCCACCATGACGCCCGACTACGTGTTTCCGGGCTCGGGCGCCCTCCTTGGCGCGAAGCTCGGGATCCCTGGCGTCGCGGCCCTCGACATCCGCCAGCAGTGCGCGGCGATGCTGTTCGGGCTGCAGATGATCGATGGCTTGATTCAAACCGGCGCGGCCAAGACCATCCTCTTCGTGGGCGCGGAGGCGCACGCGGGCTTCATGCCCTGGGAGGATTGGAGCGTGCTCGATCCCAACAGCGCTCGCGAGGCGTCCCCGGAGGACCGCGCGCGCGCCGACAAGCACCGCAACCTGGCCGTCCTCTTCGGAGACGGCGCGGGCGCGCTCATCTTCCGTGCGACCGATCGCGACGCGGGCCTTCGCGGGTTGAAGCTCCACTCCGATGGCCGCTCCGCCGAGCTTCTCTATGTCCCCGGCGGCGGCTTCCGCGCGCGCCCCTACTGGCGCGCCGACAGCTACGAGAACCAGGAGCACGTCCCGCGCATGGATGGCCGCGAGCTGTTTCGCTTCGCCGTCACCAAGCTGCCGCAGACCGCGCGGGCGCTGTGCGAGCAGCAAGGGGTCAAGCTCGACGAAATCGACTGGTTCTTGGCGCACCAGGCCAATAAGCGCATCAACGATTACATCCGTGATCAGCTCGGGGTACCCTCCGAGAAGCTCCCGTCGAACATCGACCGCTTCGGAAATACCAGCGCCGGCACCCTGCCGATCCTCATCGACGAGCAGATGCGCGCTGGAAATCTAAAGCGCGGACAGCTTTCCATGGTGCTGGCGCTCGGCGCGGGCATCCATTGGGGCTGCGCTTTCTTCCGATTCTGA
- a CDS encoding matrixin family metalloprotease translates to MRNKRAAVWALAASALLTTSFSARDAAAFCRTTTENCSGACCTAGKPLYWKNVCVGYSLQKDGTKQIPFNTVQTIVRNAFDKWTNVDCGAGKKVTLDFRQLDNAACSEVRYNQKAANQNLIVFRDADWDHTDSSSTLGLTTVVYNPESGEIFDADMEINTAQQVLSVANPVPPGGYDFDSIVTHEVGHFLGLAHSSNADATMTPKYNAGTQDMRDLAPDDIAGVCSIYLSADGQPGAQYGRRATSEGRAVGADACDPTPRHGFSVQCNEASGDKGGGCSIGATRSDLEASSTSGASTTGLFAALGMVLTAGFVRRRNVLRRK, encoded by the coding sequence ATGCGAAATAAGCGCGCGGCGGTCTGGGCGCTCGCGGCGAGCGCGCTCCTCACAACTTCCTTTTCGGCTCGGGACGCGGCGGCGTTTTGCCGCACCACCACCGAGAACTGCTCGGGCGCGTGCTGCACCGCGGGCAAGCCGCTCTACTGGAAGAACGTCTGCGTCGGCTACAGCCTGCAGAAGGACGGGACCAAGCAGATCCCGTTCAACACGGTGCAGACGATCGTCCGGAACGCGTTCGACAAATGGACGAACGTCGACTGCGGCGCCGGCAAGAAGGTCACCCTCGACTTTCGCCAGCTCGACAACGCGGCGTGCTCCGAGGTTCGCTACAACCAGAAAGCGGCGAACCAAAACCTCATCGTCTTTCGCGACGCCGACTGGGATCACACCGACAGCTCCAGCACCTTGGGCCTGACCACGGTGGTCTACAACCCCGAGAGCGGTGAGATCTTCGACGCCGACATGGAGATCAACACCGCCCAGCAGGTGCTCTCCGTCGCGAACCCCGTCCCCCCCGGCGGCTACGACTTCGACAGCATCGTCACCCACGAGGTCGGGCATTTTCTCGGCTTGGCGCACTCGAGCAACGCCGACGCCACCATGACCCCGAAGTACAACGCGGGCACCCAGGACATGCGCGATCTCGCCCCCGACGACATCGCGGGCGTGTGCAGCATTTACCTGTCCGCCGACGGTCAACCCGGCGCCCAGTACGGCCGGCGCGCCACCAGCGAAGGCCGCGCCGTGGGCGCAGACGCGTGCGACCCCACCCCGCGCCACGGCTTCTCCGTCCAGTGCAACGAGGCGTCGGGCGACAAAGGCGGCGGCTGCTCGATCGGCGCGACCCGCTCCGACTTGGAAGCCTCGAGCACGTCTGGCGCAAGCACGACCGGCCTCTTCGCGGCGCTCGGCATGGTGCTCACCGCGGGCTTCGTGCGACGAAGAAACGTTCTGCGGCGGAAATGA
- a CDS encoding serine/threonine protein kinase, whose translation MLFPNEGQPSAIGGFEVLERLGSGGAGQVYLARSKGGRLVAVKVLSDNTKQKAESETLAREASLCVRLSHPAIVQVRALVEEGGVAALVFDYVEGVALGRLLRFLSTRGERLADLAGWHIMERVLSALDYAHHQTPPIVHRDVSPSNVLLDWTGDAKLTDFGMAKMLGVASTTQLGLVKGTLGCMSPEQARGDPVTERADVYAAALLAWRLATGFAPFAKYRNDEVEMLRAMKNPRLAPLSALRPDLPERLADAVAAALAPDPEARTLSAEEFRRAIRENIDTEPGRQELRAVLQAAREDLARTNGAAAGSGGVSMRSKTSSKGRMVTSRYGEALAQRDGGDGDGDEGEREGALALRPFSPESVPPVTGATPALPASLGARGGEGAFDGEGRREEADRALRSSFPPASGATGALRLSGMSRVSRTSLTSVAASQSATSRLSLGMLGIPGRRRPSRSHVVVTLLFVAFIFFVAGLALGLAMHR comes from the coding sequence ATGCTTTTTCCGAACGAGGGCCAACCCTCTGCCATCGGTGGATTCGAGGTGCTCGAGCGACTCGGCTCGGGGGGCGCCGGACAAGTGTATCTTGCACGCAGCAAAGGCGGCCGCCTGGTGGCCGTCAAGGTGCTGAGCGACAACACCAAGCAAAAGGCCGAGTCCGAAACCCTGGCGCGCGAAGCATCGCTGTGCGTTCGGTTGTCGCATCCTGCCATTGTCCAGGTGCGCGCGCTCGTCGAGGAGGGCGGGGTGGCGGCGCTGGTGTTCGATTACGTCGAAGGCGTCGCGCTCGGGCGCCTCTTGCGCTTTCTCTCCACGCGCGGGGAGCGGCTCGCCGATCTGGCGGGGTGGCACATCATGGAGCGGGTGCTCTCGGCGCTCGACTACGCCCACCATCAGACGCCGCCCATCGTGCACCGCGACGTGTCGCCCTCCAACGTGCTGCTCGATTGGACGGGCGACGCAAAGCTCACCGACTTTGGAATGGCGAAAATGCTCGGGGTCGCGTCGACCACGCAGCTCGGTCTGGTGAAGGGGACGCTCGGGTGCATGTCGCCCGAGCAAGCCCGCGGCGATCCGGTCACCGAGCGCGCCGATGTGTACGCGGCCGCGCTTCTGGCGTGGCGTCTGGCCACCGGCTTCGCCCCCTTCGCAAAGTACCGAAACGATGAGGTCGAAATGCTCCGCGCGATGAAAAATCCGCGGCTCGCGCCCCTCTCGGCCCTGAGGCCCGATCTTCCGGAGAGGCTGGCGGACGCGGTGGCCGCCGCGCTCGCGCCCGATCCCGAGGCGCGCACCCTCTCCGCCGAAGAATTTCGCCGCGCCATCCGCGAGAACATCGACACCGAGCCGGGACGGCAGGAGCTGCGCGCGGTGCTCCAGGCCGCGCGCGAGGATCTTGCACGCACCAACGGTGCGGCTGCCGGTAGCGGAGGGGTGTCGATGCGATCGAAGACGAGCTCGAAAGGACGAATGGTCACGTCGCGTTATGGGGAGGCGCTGGCTCAACGCGACGGCGGCGATGGCGATGGCGACGAGGGTGAGCGCGAGGGCGCGCTGGCGCTGCGGCCTTTTTCGCCCGAGTCGGTGCCGCCCGTGACGGGGGCCACCCCGGCGCTGCCAGCCTCATTGGGCGCGCGCGGAGGCGAGGGCGCCTTCGACGGTGAAGGCCGTCGCGAGGAGGCCGATCGCGCGCTTCGCTCGTCGTTTCCTCCGGCGTCGGGCGCGACGGGTGCTCTGCGGCTCTCGGGGATGTCGCGGGTATCGCGCACGAGCCTCACCAGCGTGGCGGCCTCGCAGTCGGCCACCTCGCGGCTGTCCCTCGGGATGCTGGGGATCCCGGGGCGCCGGCGTCCGTCGCGCTCCCACGTGGTGGTGACATTGCTGTTCGTTGCCTTCATTTTTTTCGTCGCGGGGCTCGCACTCGGGC
- a CDS encoding NAD(+)/NADH kinase: MTTTVGKPPIISQPQQTPPKHVDAPNEPRRVLVLAKRTSYRTFVEEQKDAKIRELLDRGDPTVMRLRKSHEAHEETMQEVTSALSALGAEVTVQIGPRAPFRCEGLDLVLTVGGDGTLLAASHQVGPGVPLLGVNSAPESSVGFFCAAAKGSVLEALRGAFDGTLPKTELARMQVELNDRCIHKRVLNELLFCHSCPAATTRYILRLTHPNGEFIEEDQRSSGLWIGPPAGSTAAQRSAGGNVLPLSSKRLQFVVREAYVRLGGSLRLPMGLVEDGGTVSIHCKIREGKAFLDGLHIVHDVGMGDRLVMRRSDETLTVLGLTRRDGS, from the coding sequence ATGACAACGACCGTGGGGAAGCCGCCGATCATCTCGCAGCCGCAGCAGACGCCGCCGAAGCATGTGGATGCCCCGAACGAGCCCCGGCGCGTGCTGGTCCTGGCCAAACGCACCTCGTACCGCACCTTCGTGGAGGAGCAGAAAGACGCGAAGATCCGCGAGCTCCTCGACCGCGGCGATCCCACCGTCATGCGCCTTCGCAAGTCGCACGAGGCGCACGAGGAGACCATGCAGGAGGTCACCTCGGCGCTCTCGGCCCTGGGCGCGGAGGTCACCGTGCAGATCGGACCCCGCGCGCCCTTTCGCTGCGAGGGGCTCGATCTGGTGCTCACCGTGGGCGGCGATGGAACCTTGCTCGCCGCGTCCCATCAAGTGGGCCCCGGCGTCCCGCTCCTTGGCGTGAATAGTGCGCCCGAGAGCTCCGTGGGCTTCTTCTGCGCGGCCGCGAAAGGGAGCGTGCTCGAAGCGTTGCGCGGTGCCTTCGACGGGACCTTGCCGAAGACGGAGCTCGCGCGCATGCAGGTGGAGCTCAACGATCGATGCATCCACAAGCGCGTGCTGAACGAGCTGCTCTTTTGCCATTCGTGCCCGGCTGCGACCACGCGTTACATTTTGCGCCTCACGCATCCCAACGGGGAGTTCATCGAGGAGGACCAGCGCTCGAGCGGGCTCTGGATCGGGCCGCCCGCAGGCTCGACCGCAGCGCAACGAAGCGCGGGCGGGAACGTTTTGCCGCTCTCCTCGAAGCGCCTGCAGTTCGTGGTGCGCGAAGCGTACGTGCGCCTGGGAGGCTCGTTGCGCCTTCCGATGGGCCTCGTGGAAGACGGTGGCACGGTTTCGATTCACTGCAAGATCCGCGAGGGAAAGGCGTTCCTCGATGGGCTGCACATCGTGCACGATGTCGGAATGGGGGACCGGTTGGTGATGCGTCGATCGGATGAAACGCTCACCGTCCTCGGCTTGACGCGCCGCGATGGCAGTTGA